From Hartmannibacter diazotrophicus, a single genomic window includes:
- a CDS encoding phytanoyl-CoA dioxygenase family protein: MANAETVIQDPTAILPSDDDIAAFQRDGAIVLRGVFSDWIAPLAAGMETLMAHPSPRERSYKPKDGGAPFFQDLCNWQDIPEFRDFVLGSPAGAIAAHLMGSKKGRFFHDHVLVKEPGNSMVTPWHQDMPYYCVGGAQSVSFWVPLDPVSRETTLECVAGTHVSGLDHRPERFDGTALYENDTRAPVPDVDGNRDAYTILGWALEPGDAVAFNFRTLHGAPANTSTRRRRVFSARWVGDDAVFIDRGGKGSPPFSHLTLKTGEPLEGPDFPVVYERA, translated from the coding sequence ATGGCCAACGCTGAGACCGTCATTCAGGACCCGACCGCCATTCTGCCAAGCGACGACGACATCGCCGCGTTCCAGCGCGACGGGGCCATCGTGCTTCGCGGCGTTTTTTCCGACTGGATCGCGCCGCTGGCCGCCGGGATGGAAACACTGATGGCGCACCCCAGCCCGCGCGAGCGGTCCTACAAGCCCAAGGACGGCGGCGCGCCCTTCTTCCAGGATCTGTGCAACTGGCAGGACATTCCCGAATTCAGGGATTTCGTCCTCGGCTCGCCGGCCGGGGCCATTGCCGCGCATCTGATGGGTTCAAAAAAGGGTCGCTTCTTTCACGATCACGTGCTGGTCAAGGAACCCGGCAATTCGATGGTCACGCCCTGGCATCAGGACATGCCCTATTACTGCGTCGGCGGCGCGCAGTCGGTGAGCTTCTGGGTCCCGCTCGATCCGGTCTCGCGCGAGACGACACTCGAATGCGTCGCCGGAACGCATGTAAGCGGCCTCGACCATCGCCCGGAACGCTTCGACGGCACGGCGCTTTACGAGAACGACACCCGTGCGCCCGTGCCCGATGTCGATGGCAATCGCGACGCCTACACCATTCTCGGCTGGGCGCTGGAGCCGGGCGATGCGGTCGCCTTCAACTTCCGCACCCTGCATGGCGCGCCGGCCAACACGTCGACGCGCCGCCGCCGGGTCTTCTCGGCCCGTTGGGTCGGCGACGATGCGGTCTTCATCGATCGCGGCGGCAAGGGCTCGCCGCCCTTCTCGCACCTGACCCTGAAGACCGGAGAGCCGCTGGAAGGGCCGGACTTCCCGGTCGTCTACGAGCGGGCCTGA